Proteins encoded within one genomic window of Rossellomorea vietnamensis:
- the rbfA gene encoding 30S ribosome-binding factor RbfA has product MSHRANRVSEQMKKELSDIIGRKIKDPRIGFVTVTDVQVSGDLQQAKVYITVLGGEDQRENTLKGLAKAKGFIRSEVGQRIRLRKTPEIIFEFDESIDYGNHIESLLRKVQDEPEESKDTEE; this is encoded by the coding sequence ATGAGCCATCGTGCGAATCGTGTTAGCGAGCAAATGAAAAAAGAGCTCAGCGATATTATCGGACGAAAAATAAAGGATCCACGTATTGGCTTTGTAACGGTTACAGATGTTCAAGTATCCGGGGACTTACAACAGGCAAAAGTGTATATTACCGTTCTGGGTGGGGAAGACCAAAGAGAGAATACTCTTAAAGGTCTTGCAAAGGCAAAAGGTTTCATCCGTTCTGAAGTGGGACAGAGAATCCGCCTGCGTAAAACACCTGAAATTATTTTTGAGTTTGATGAATCGATTGATTATGGTAACCATATTGAATCTTTATTAAGAAAAGTTCAAGATGAACCAGAAGAGTCTAAAGATACAGAAGAGTAA
- the pnp gene encoding polyribonucleotide nucleotidyltransferase: MEQTKQTFSIEWAGRELTVEVGQFAKQANGAVMVRYGDTAVLSSATASKEPKPLDFFPLTVNYEERLYAVGKIPGGFIKREGRPSEKAILASRLIDRPIRPLFADGFRNEVQVISIVMSVDQNCSSEMAAMFGSSLALSVSDIPFEGPIAGVIVGLVDGEFIINPSVEQLEKSEIHLSVAGTKDAINMVEAGADEVPEETMLEAIMFGHEEIKRLVAFQEEIVAKVGKEKSEIQLVELDQDVEAEVRSLCESELIPAIQVQEKHAREEAIKAVKNKVMAVYEEEKEADEATLKQVKKVMDKLVKNEVRRLITEDKVRPDGRKVDEIRPLSSEVGLLPRTHGSGLFTRGQTQALSICTLGALGDVQVLDGLGIEESKRFMHHYNFPQFSVGETGPIRGPGRREIGHGALGEKALDPIIPNEKDFPYTIRLVSEVLESNGSTSQASICASTLAMMDAGVPIKAPVAGIAMGLIKSGENYSILTDIQGMEDHLGDMDFKVAGTAKGVTALQMDIKIDGLSREILEEALQQAKKGRMQILDSMLATIGEARTSLSQYAPKILTMHINPDKIRDVIGPSGKQINKIIDETGVKIDIEQDGTIFISSTDEEMNKVAKKTIEDIVREVEAGQMYLGKVKRIEKFGAFVEIFSGKDGLVHISELAEERIRKVEDVVAIGDEILVKVLDIDNQGRVNLSRKAVLKEQREKEEQNQG; this comes from the coding sequence ATGGAACAAACTAAACAAACCTTTTCCATCGAATGGGCCGGAAGAGAATTGACGGTCGAAGTTGGCCAATTTGCCAAACAAGCGAATGGAGCGGTAATGGTACGTTATGGAGATACTGCGGTACTTAGCAGTGCTACAGCATCTAAAGAGCCAAAGCCTTTGGATTTCTTCCCATTAACCGTTAACTATGAAGAGAGATTATATGCAGTGGGTAAAATCCCTGGAGGATTTATTAAACGTGAAGGCCGCCCGAGTGAGAAAGCCATCCTTGCGAGCCGCTTAATCGATCGTCCCATCCGACCATTGTTCGCAGATGGATTCCGTAATGAAGTTCAAGTAATCAGCATTGTGATGAGTGTAGACCAGAATTGTTCATCCGAAATGGCAGCTATGTTTGGTTCTTCATTAGCGCTGTCGGTTTCAGATATTCCGTTCGAAGGTCCGATTGCAGGAGTCATCGTTGGTCTTGTTGATGGAGAATTCATCATTAACCCTTCTGTCGAGCAGTTGGAGAAGAGTGAGATTCATTTATCCGTTGCCGGTACGAAAGACGCCATTAATATGGTAGAAGCGGGTGCGGATGAGGTTCCGGAAGAGACGATGCTTGAAGCGATCATGTTCGGTCATGAAGAAATTAAGCGTCTGGTTGCTTTCCAGGAGGAAATCGTCGCTAAAGTCGGGAAAGAAAAATCTGAAATTCAACTTGTTGAATTAGATCAAGACGTTGAAGCAGAAGTTCGTTCCTTATGTGAAAGTGAATTGATTCCTGCCATTCAGGTCCAGGAAAAGCATGCTCGTGAAGAAGCAATCAAAGCAGTAAAGAATAAAGTGATGGCTGTATATGAAGAAGAGAAGGAAGCGGATGAAGCTACCCTGAAGCAAGTGAAGAAAGTAATGGACAAACTTGTGAAGAATGAAGTCCGTCGTCTCATAACAGAAGACAAAGTGCGTCCGGATGGCCGTAAAGTCGATGAAATCCGTCCACTTTCTTCAGAGGTTGGATTACTTCCCAGAACGCATGGTTCAGGATTGTTCACACGCGGACAAACCCAGGCATTAAGCATTTGTACATTGGGTGCTCTTGGAGATGTACAGGTCCTTGATGGTTTAGGGATCGAAGAATCAAAACGATTCATGCATCATTACAATTTCCCTCAATTCAGTGTAGGGGAAACTGGACCGATCAGAGGACCGGGCCGTCGTGAAATCGGACACGGAGCTCTGGGAGAAAAGGCTCTGGATCCAATTATTCCAAACGAAAAAGACTTTCCTTATACAATCCGACTTGTATCAGAAGTACTCGAATCAAACGGATCGACTTCTCAGGCAAGCATTTGTGCAAGTACACTCGCGATGATGGACGCCGGTGTTCCTATTAAAGCACCAGTAGCAGGGATTGCAATGGGTCTGATCAAGTCAGGTGAAAACTATTCCATCCTGACAGATATTCAAGGAATGGAAGATCACCTTGGTGACATGGACTTTAAAGTAGCCGGTACTGCCAAAGGTGTAACCGCTCTTCAAATGGATATCAAAATTGATGGGTTATCCCGCGAAATTCTGGAAGAAGCACTTCAACAAGCGAAAAAGGGAAGAATGCAGATTCTTGATAGCATGTTAGCGACAATCGGTGAAGCTAGAACGAGCCTGTCCCAATATGCTCCTAAAATCCTGACCATGCATATTAACCCTGATAAAATCCGCGACGTCATCGGACCAAGTGGTAAGCAGATCAATAAGATCATCGACGAAACAGGCGTTAAGATTGATATTGAGCAGGACGGAACGATCTTCATCTCATCTACTGATGAAGAGATGAATAAAGTGGCTAAGAAAACGATTGAAGATATCGTTAGAGAAGTGGAAGCTGGACAAATGTATCTTGGGAAAGTGAAACGAATTGAGAAATTCGGTGCATTTGTAGAAATCTTCAGTGGTAAAGATGGACTTGTCCATATCTCTGAACTTGCAGAAGAACGCATCCGCAAGGTGGAAGATGTAGTGGCGATCGGTGACGAGATCCTTGTTAAGGTTCTGGATATCGATAATCAAGGAAGAGTCAACTTATCACGAAAAGCAGTTCTTAAGGAACAGCGTGAAAAGGAAGAACAAAACCAGGGTTAA
- the rpsO gene encoding 30S ribosomal protein S15 — MAITKERKNELISEYKVHENDTGSPEVQIAVLTEEINNLNDHLRVHKKDHHSRRGLLKMVGHRRNLLSYLRKKDVQRYRELINKLGLRR, encoded by the coding sequence ATGGCTATCACTAAAGAGCGTAAAAACGAACTTATCAGTGAATACAAAGTACATGAGAACGATACTGGATCTCCAGAAGTTCAAATTGCTGTCCTAACTGAAGAAATTAACAACCTGAACGATCACTTACGCGTTCACAAGAAAGATCACCACTCTCGTCGCGGTCTTCTTAAAATGGTAGGTCACCGTCGTAATCTATTATCTTACTTACGTAAGAAAGATGTACAACGCTACCGTGAGTTAATTAACAAATTAGGTTTACGTCGATAA
- the rimP gene encoding ribosome maturation factor RimP codes for MSKITTLVEEIVTPILDDMSLELIDMEYVKEGSNWFLRIFIDKDSGVDIEECGIVSERLSEKLDEIDPIPHNYFLEVSSPGAERPLKKDKDFEKAIGKNVYVKTYEPLNGEKAFEGTLLSYTSDQLSLEVTIKTRKKKVEIPTDKIAIARLAVTFS; via the coding sequence ATGAGCAAAATAACAACACTAGTAGAAGAAATTGTTACACCAATCTTAGACGACATGTCTTTGGAACTCATTGATATGGAATATGTTAAAGAAGGATCCAATTGGTTTCTTCGCATATTCATCGACAAGGATTCCGGTGTTGACATTGAAGAATGCGGAATAGTAAGTGAAAGACTTAGTGAAAAGTTAGATGAAATTGACCCAATTCCTCATAATTACTTTTTAGAAGTTTCTTCACCGGGTGCTGAACGTCCTTTAAAGAAAGACAAGGACTTCGAAAAAGCCATCGGCAAAAATGTTTATGTGAAAACATATGAGCCATTGAACGGCGAAAAAGCATTCGAAGGAACACTTCTTTCCTATACTTCAGACCAATTATCATTAGAAGTAACCATTAAGACTCGAAAGAAGAAGGTTGAAATTCCAACAGATAAGATAGCCATCGCACGACTGGCTGTTACATTTTCATAG
- the infB gene encoding translation initiation factor IF-2, which yields MSKMRVYEYAKKYNVSSKDVIEKLKQLNIEVSNHMATIEDDAVTKLDAMYKGDSKGQGNKATKESNSSASKSDEAPNKEKVKTAPKSREGKKHDQQNQSKEKKVFNNNNNNNKNRNNKQNKQNKNFKQAPQQQTPAKKKELPSKITFSESLTVSELAKKLHKEPSEIIKKLFMLGVMATINQELDKDSIELIAGEYGVEVEEEIKVDATDLEVYFTEDTEEQTEERPSVVTIMGHVDHGKTTLLDSIRNTKVTAGEAGGITQHIGAYQVEVEGKKITFLDTPGHAAFTTMRARGAKVTDIAIIVVAADDGVMPQTVEAINHAKAAEVPIIIAVNKMDKEAANPDRVMQELTEYELVPEAWGGDTIFVPLSALSGEGIDNLLEMIVLVSEVEELKANPNRLAQGTVIEAQLDKGRGSVATLLVQNGTLKVGDPIVVGNTFGRVRAMVNDLGRRVKEAGPSAPVEITGLNDVPQAGDRFVVFEDEKTARSVGEARASQALQAQRGEKSKVSLENLFEQMKQGEMKDLNLVLKADVQGSVEALAASLMKIEVEGVNIRIIHTGVGAINESDITLASASNAIVIGFNVRPDVNAKRTAEAEGVEIRLHRIIYKVMEEIEAAMQGMLDPEFEEKIIGQAEVRQTFKVSKVGTIAGSYVTEGKISRDSGVRLIRDGIVIFEGELDALKRFKDDAKDVARGYECGITIKNFNDVKEGDVIEAFIMEEITRK from the coding sequence ATGAGCAAGATGCGTGTATATGAATATGCAAAGAAATACAATGTTTCAAGTAAAGATGTGATCGAAAAATTAAAGCAACTGAATATTGAGGTATCAAACCATATGGCAACTATAGAAGATGACGCAGTAACAAAATTAGATGCAATGTACAAAGGGGATTCAAAAGGGCAGGGGAATAAAGCCACGAAAGAATCTAATTCAAGTGCATCCAAGTCAGACGAAGCTCCGAACAAGGAAAAAGTAAAGACAGCACCGAAAAGTCGTGAAGGAAAAAAACACGATCAACAGAACCAATCAAAGGAGAAGAAGGTCTTCAATAATAATAATAACAACAACAAAAACAGAAATAACAAACAAAATAAGCAAAACAAAAATTTCAAACAGGCTCCTCAACAGCAAACGCCTGCGAAGAAAAAAGAGCTTCCATCAAAGATCACATTCTCAGAATCACTGACGGTTTCAGAACTTGCCAAAAAGCTTCACAAAGAACCATCTGAAATCATCAAAAAACTATTCATGCTTGGTGTCATGGCAACCATCAATCAGGAATTGGATAAAGATTCGATTGAATTGATTGCAGGGGAATACGGAGTCGAAGTGGAAGAAGAGATCAAGGTAGACGCGACCGATCTTGAAGTGTATTTCACTGAAGATACAGAAGAGCAAACAGAAGAACGTCCATCTGTCGTCACCATCATGGGTCACGTCGATCATGGTAAAACAACGCTTCTCGACTCAATCCGCAACACGAAAGTGACAGCAGGGGAAGCTGGCGGAATCACCCAGCATATCGGTGCTTATCAAGTTGAAGTGGAAGGAAAGAAAATCACATTCCTTGATACTCCTGGGCATGCTGCTTTCACGACTATGCGTGCACGCGGTGCCAAAGTGACGGACATTGCTATCATCGTAGTAGCTGCCGATGACGGTGTGATGCCTCAAACGGTTGAAGCAATCAACCATGCGAAAGCGGCTGAAGTTCCGATCATCATTGCTGTCAATAAGATGGATAAAGAAGCTGCCAACCCGGATCGTGTCATGCAGGAATTGACAGAATACGAATTGGTTCCTGAAGCATGGGGTGGAGACACAATCTTCGTTCCATTATCTGCATTATCTGGTGAAGGAATCGACAACCTGCTTGAAATGATCGTTCTTGTAAGTGAAGTGGAAGAGCTTAAAGCAAATCCGAATCGTCTTGCACAAGGAACAGTCATTGAAGCTCAATTGGACAAGGGCCGTGGCTCGGTTGCGACTTTACTCGTTCAAAATGGAACGTTAAAAGTAGGGGATCCAATTGTAGTAGGTAATACATTCGGGCGTGTCCGTGCTATGGTCAATGACCTTGGTCGCCGTGTGAAAGAAGCAGGCCCTTCTGCTCCTGTAGAAATCACGGGATTGAATGATGTTCCTCAAGCAGGGGATCGCTTCGTCGTATTCGAGGATGAGAAAACAGCTCGTTCCGTTGGTGAAGCCCGTGCATCACAGGCGCTTCAAGCCCAGCGTGGAGAGAAATCTAAGGTAAGTCTTGAGAACCTGTTCGAACAAATGAAACAGGGAGAAATGAAGGATCTTAACCTTGTGCTTAAAGCGGATGTTCAAGGATCGGTTGAGGCACTGGCCGCTTCATTAATGAAGATTGAAGTGGAAGGTGTTAATATCCGGATCATCCACACAGGCGTAGGGGCGATCAATGAATCTGATATTACACTGGCGTCCGCTTCAAATGCCATTGTAATCGGATTTAATGTGCGACCTGACGTCAATGCCAAGCGTACTGCCGAAGCAGAGGGTGTAGAAATTCGATTGCACCGCATTATCTATAAGGTAATGGAAGAGATCGAAGCAGCCATGCAAGGGATGCTTGACCCTGAGTTTGAAGAGAAGATCATCGGTCAGGCGGAAGTGCGTCAAACATTTAAAGTGTCTAAAGTCGGTACGATTGCGGGAAGCTATGTAACAGAAGGTAAGATTTCTCGCGATAGTGGAGTTCGTCTGATTCGTGACGGAATCGTTATCTTTGAAGGGGAACTCGATGCCCTTAAGCGCTTTAAGGATGATGCAAAAGACGTAGCCAGAGGTTACGAATGTGGAATTACAATCAAGAACTTCAATGATGTGAAGGAAGGCGACGTCATCGAAGCCTTCATCATGGAGGAAATTACACGTAAATGA
- the ribF gene encoding bifunctional riboflavin kinase/FAD synthetase gives MKVITVHHPHSISKNDFPPLVLALGYFDGVHKGHQRVIRAAVEEAKEQDVSSAVMTFDPHPSVVLGHKHKHIHYITPLEDKKEIIKELGVDYLFIVRFTSEFANLTPQDFVDQYIIGLNVRHVVAGYDYSYGRMGKGTMETLPFHSRDMFGSTTVSKLTDADLDLKVSSSLIRENLKEGDVSRVKNLLGRPFKMKGTVIHGDKRGRKIGFPTANIELSDDYLTPKVGVYAVRMKIHDKWFDGVCNIGYKPTFKNPDDYSLTIEVHLFDFHTSIYGEEVFIEWYDRIRDEQKFSGIEELISQIQKDKDQAIDYFTKN, from the coding sequence GTGAAAGTAATAACTGTACATCATCCCCATTCAATTAGTAAGAATGATTTTCCACCCCTGGTACTCGCTCTGGGATACTTCGATGGCGTTCATAAAGGACATCAAAGGGTAATCAGGGCAGCAGTGGAAGAAGCGAAGGAACAGGACGTTTCGAGTGCGGTCATGACATTTGATCCCCATCCTTCCGTTGTACTGGGTCATAAACACAAGCATATCCACTACATAACACCCTTGGAAGATAAGAAAGAGATCATAAAGGAACTCGGTGTGGATTATTTATTCATTGTCCGGTTTACGTCAGAATTTGCAAATCTGACTCCTCAGGACTTCGTCGATCAATATATTATCGGCCTTAACGTAAGGCATGTCGTAGCAGGATATGATTATTCATATGGCAGGATGGGGAAGGGGACGATGGAGACCCTGCCCTTCCATTCCCGCGATATGTTCGGCTCCACGACCGTTTCAAAGTTGACAGATGCTGATCTCGATTTGAAAGTGAGTTCTTCCTTGATAAGGGAGAACCTTAAAGAAGGCGACGTATCCAGGGTGAAAAATCTCCTTGGCAGACCGTTCAAAATGAAGGGAACGGTCATTCACGGAGATAAAAGAGGGAGGAAAATCGGGTTCCCTACAGCTAATATCGAACTCTCCGATGACTACCTGACCCCTAAGGTGGGGGTTTATGCGGTCAGAATGAAAATCCATGATAAATGGTTCGATGGTGTGTGCAACATCGGGTACAAGCCAACCTTTAAAAATCCCGACGACTATTCTTTGACCATCGAAGTCCATCTTTTCGATTTCCACACTTCCATTTACGGAGAAGAAGTGTTCATTGAATGGTATGATAGAATAAGGGACGAACAGAAATTTTCCGGAATAGAGGAGCTAATCTCCCAAATCCAGAAAGATAAGGACCAGGCGATAGACTACTTTACGAAAAATTAA
- the rnpM gene encoding RNase P modulator RnpM, whose product MGVNKKIPLRKCVATGEMKPKKEMIRIVRSKEGEVSIDPTGKKSGRGAYLSKDKDVILLAKKKNTLANQLQAKIDESLYDELISLVEKE is encoded by the coding sequence ATGGGTGTAAATAAGAAGATCCCCTTGCGCAAATGTGTGGCAACGGGTGAAATGAAGCCGAAAAAAGAAATGATACGGATTGTCAGGTCTAAAGAAGGGGAGGTTTCCATCGATCCTACCGGTAAGAAATCAGGACGTGGAGCCTATCTCTCGAAGGATAAAGACGTCATTTTATTAGCTAAAAAGAAAAATACTTTAGCCAATCAATTACAAGCGAAAATAGATGAATCTCTTTACGATGAATTGATTAGCCTTGTAGAGAAGGAGTAA
- a CDS encoding YlxQ family RNA-binding protein has translation MNQNRWMSLLGLANRARKIISGEELVIKEVRSGRAKLVILSKDASANTNKKITDKCKSYHVPVCLVENRHDLGQAIGKEARVVVAVMDAGFAKKLSELLD, from the coding sequence ATGAATCAGAATCGTTGGATGTCACTTTTAGGATTGGCGAATCGGGCACGTAAGATTATTTCAGGTGAAGAGCTTGTTATTAAAGAAGTTCGTAGTGGACGAGCGAAACTTGTCATTCTTTCCAAAGATGCTTCTGCTAATACAAACAAGAAAATCACGGACAAATGTAAATCGTATCATGTCCCGGTATGCTTAGTGGAAAACAGGCATGACTTAGGTCAAGCCATTGGAAAAGAGGCAAGGGTGGTCGTCGCGGTAATGGATGCCGGCTTTGCCAAAAAATTATCCGAACTGCTCGATTGA
- the nusA gene encoding transcription termination factor NusA: MSTQLLDALTVLEKEKGIARDVIIEAIEAALVSAYKRNFNQAQNVRVDLNLDTGTMRVFARKEVVDEVFDSRLEISVEDAGEINPSYEVGDVVELEVTPKDFGRIAAQTAKQVVTQRVREAERGIIYSEFVDREEDIMTGIVQRQDNRFIYVALGKIEALLPVSEQMPNETYKPHDRIKVFITKVEKTTKGPQIFVSRTHPGLLKRLFEIEVPEIFDGTVEIKSVAREAGDRSKISVHAENPEVDPVGACVGTKGARVQAIVNELKGEKIDIVQWSEDPVTFVANALSPSKVLDVQVNEEDKATRVVVPDYQLSLAIGKRGQNARLAAKLTNWKIDIKSETDARELGLYPREEAFLPQDEEDEYDNEPLNIDFENQD, encoded by the coding sequence ATGAGCACTCAGTTATTAGATGCTCTAACTGTTTTAGAGAAAGAAAAAGGCATTGCAAGAGATGTCATCATTGAAGCCATTGAAGCGGCACTTGTGTCAGCTTATAAACGAAATTTCAACCAGGCACAAAATGTCCGTGTAGACCTTAACCTTGATACGGGGACGATGAGAGTCTTCGCCCGTAAGGAAGTCGTGGATGAAGTGTTCGATTCCCGTCTTGAGATCTCCGTCGAAGATGCCGGTGAAATCAACCCAAGCTACGAAGTGGGAGACGTTGTTGAACTTGAAGTGACTCCTAAGGATTTCGGACGCATTGCCGCTCAGACGGCTAAACAGGTTGTGACCCAGCGAGTGAGGGAAGCAGAGAGAGGAATTATCTATTCCGAATTTGTGGACCGGGAAGAAGACATCATGACTGGTATCGTTCAACGTCAGGATAATCGATTCATCTATGTGGCCTTAGGGAAGATTGAAGCCCTCCTGCCGGTGAGTGAGCAAATGCCTAACGAAACATACAAACCTCATGACCGGATCAAGGTGTTCATCACAAAGGTCGAAAAGACGACAAAAGGTCCTCAAATCTTTGTTTCACGAACACACCCGGGCTTATTGAAGCGACTATTTGAAATCGAGGTTCCTGAAATATTTGACGGAACGGTAGAAATCAAATCGGTTGCACGCGAAGCCGGGGACCGTTCCAAAATTTCGGTTCACGCAGAAAACCCTGAAGTGGATCCAGTAGGTGCGTGTGTGGGTACCAAAGGTGCCCGTGTACAGGCGATCGTGAACGAACTAAAAGGTGAAAAGATCGATATCGTCCAGTGGTCGGAAGATCCCGTGACATTCGTAGCCAATGCTTTAAGTCCTTCTAAAGTACTGGATGTACAGGTGAATGAAGAAGATAAGGCAACCAGAGTCGTGGTTCCTGACTATCAACTGTCACTTGCAATCGGTAAACGTGGTCAAAACGCTCGTCTTGCAGCTAAATTGACAAACTGGAAGATTGATATCAAGAGCGAAACAGATGCACGCGAATTAGGATTATATCCTCGTGAAGAGGCATTTTTGCCTCAGGATGAAGAGGACGAGTATGACAACGAGCCTTTAAATATTGATTTCGAAAATCAAGATTAA
- the truB gene encoding tRNA pseudouridine(55) synthase TruB translates to MNGILPLWKPRGMTSHDCVFKLRKLLRTKKVGHTGTLDPEVSGVLPICIGRATKIAEYITASGKTYEGEVTIGYSTTTEDAWGEKVEEKKVDRIIRRMEVEEILQSLTGDIIQTPPMFSAVKVNGKRLYEYARQGIEVERPSRTVHIHKLQLLEEWNELDVDHPSFTFEVVCGKGTYVRTLAVEIGNGLGYPAHMSALTRTQSASFRKEDCFTFEQIQEFVQNEDPQNLLLPLEMGLSHLPKMPISDTLAEKVKNGARLEEPEDWQDGSVVMEHKGKAIAIYQRHPDKPGIIKPVKVLFND, encoded by the coding sequence ATGAATGGTATCCTGCCCTTATGGAAGCCAAGGGGAATGACGTCCCATGATTGTGTCTTTAAGTTAAGGAAACTCCTCAGAACTAAAAAAGTCGGCCATACCGGTACCCTGGACCCTGAAGTCTCGGGTGTCCTGCCCATTTGCATCGGGAGGGCAACCAAGATAGCGGAGTATATAACAGCATCCGGAAAGACCTATGAAGGAGAAGTCACGATCGGGTATTCCACCACAACTGAAGACGCTTGGGGAGAGAAGGTTGAAGAAAAGAAGGTGGACCGGATCATCAGAAGGATGGAGGTCGAAGAAATCCTGCAAAGTCTGACTGGGGACATCATCCAGACCCCTCCAATGTTTTCGGCAGTCAAAGTGAATGGAAAGCGATTATATGAATATGCGAGACAGGGCATAGAAGTCGAAAGACCTTCAAGGACTGTGCACATCCACAAGCTGCAATTACTGGAGGAGTGGAATGAGTTAGACGTTGATCATCCTTCATTCACCTTTGAAGTGGTGTGTGGGAAAGGGACTTATGTAAGGACGCTTGCCGTTGAAATCGGGAACGGTCTGGGGTATCCGGCTCATATGTCCGCCCTTACGCGTACGCAATCAGCCAGTTTTAGAAAAGAAGATTGTTTCACGTTTGAACAGATACAAGAGTTTGTTCAGAATGAAGATCCGCAAAACCTTCTTCTTCCACTGGAGATGGGGCTTTCTCATTTGCCGAAAATGCCGATTAGTGATACATTAGCAGAGAAAGTGAAGAACGGAGCACGCCTTGAAGAGCCTGAGGACTGGCAGGACGGTTCCGTAGTGATGGAGCATAAAGGCAAGGCCATCGCCATTTATCAGAGGCATCCTGACAAGCCTGGGATCATCAAGCCTGTCAAAGTGCTTTTCAACGACTAG
- a CDS encoding DUF503 domain-containing protein, with translation MITYVECECMIYDSHSLKDKRAVLQRVMSRLKQKFNVSVSEIGHQDVWQRTRIAIVTVASSKGASEREIEHALKFMDSFPEWERLETQIESL, from the coding sequence ATGATCACATATGTTGAATGTGAGTGCATGATTTATGACTCTCACTCATTAAAAGATAAGCGGGCCGTCCTGCAAAGGGTCATGTCACGTCTTAAACAAAAATTCAATGTATCGGTTTCTGAAATCGGACATCAGGATGTATGGCAGCGTACAAGGATTGCCATCGTCACTGTGGCTTCTTCCAAAGGAGCGAGTGAAAGAGAGATTGAACATGCATTGAAATTCATGGATTCTTTTCCTGAGTGGGAACGACTGGAAACCCAAATCGAGTCACTATAA